From a single Bacteroidia bacterium genomic region:
- a CDS encoding PD-(D/E)XK nuclease family transposase, whose product MDTFTKATVLNRHCRSLRIDVYDIPIFSFSYKLLLLTINHLHQNKSNNRPKSLQEKVFGKLFEAAEIARFTPEEKEAYQESLKYYRDLKNVVDTSQKGLWKAWRKGK is encoded by the coding sequence TTGGATACTTTTACGAAAGCAACTGTGCTCAATCGCCATTGCCGTTCACTTCGTATCGACGTATATGATATACCCATTTTCTCTTTTTCCTACAAGTTACTACTTTTGACTATCAATCACTTACACCAGAACAAGTCTAATAACCGCCCCAAATCTTTGCAGGAAAAAGTCTTTGGTAAATTATTTGAAGCCGCAGAGATCGCACGATTTACGCCTGAAGAAAAAGAGGCTTACCAGGAGAGTTTAAAATATTATCGGGACTTGAAGAATGTGGTTGACACATCTCAGAAGGGCTTATGGAAGGCCTGGAGAAAGGGAAAATAG
- a CDS encoding neutral zinc metallopeptidase translates to MRWQGRQGSSNVEDRRGGGGGGRRAGASFGIGTIIVIIIALLFGENPLQVLQQVQSGSPQETTASQGTPNDELGQFVAVVLKETEDVWDKLFQEQLNRRYTHPTLVLFSSATQSGCGYASEATGPFYCPADEKLYIDLSFYNELKNRFGAPGDFAMAYVVAHEVAHHVQNLLGITDQMNAQRRRISQADYNELSVRLELQADFFAGVWARYVQEKNLLEAGDVEEALRAANAIGDDRLQMQAQGYVVPESFTHGTSEQRMRWFRKGFETGDLSQGDTFSARNL, encoded by the coding sequence ATGCGCTGGCAAGGAAGACAAGGTAGTTCCAATGTAGAGGACCGTCGCGGCGGCGGTGGAGGAGGAAGACGTGCGGGGGCAAGCTTTGGTATTGGAACCATTATCGTGATCATTATCGCCCTGTTGTTTGGAGAAAATCCTTTACAAGTGCTTCAGCAGGTGCAGTCCGGGAGTCCACAGGAAACAACCGCTTCTCAGGGTACGCCCAATGACGAACTCGGACAGTTTGTAGCTGTAGTGCTTAAAGAGACCGAAGATGTTTGGGACAAGCTGTTTCAGGAGCAGCTCAACCGCAGATATACCCACCCTACCCTTGTGCTTTTCAGTAGTGCTACCCAGTCGGGTTGTGGTTATGCCAGTGAGGCAACAGGCCCATTTTACTGTCCTGCCGATGAGAAGCTGTACATTGACCTGAGTTTTTACAACGAGTTAAAAAACCGTTTTGGCGCACCCGGAGACTTCGCAATGGCGTATGTGGTTGCGCACGAAGTGGCGCACCACGTCCAGAATCTATTGGGTATCACCGACCAGATGAATGCACAGCGTCGCCGTATCAGCCAGGCTGACTACAATGAACTTTCGGTCAGACTGGAGCTTCAGGCAGATTTTTTTGCGGGAGTTTGGGCGCGGTATGTGCAGGAGAAAAATCTGCTGGAAGCGGGAGATGTGGAGGAAGCGCTGCGCGCTGCCAATGCCATCGGCGATGACCGACTGCAGATGCAGGCACAGGGATATGTGGTACCCGAGTCATTTACGCATGGCACTTCGGAGCAGCGGATGCGGTGGTTTCGCAAAGGATTTGAAACAGGTGATCTATCTCAGGGAGATACCTTCTCGGCCAGGAATCTGTAG
- a CDS encoding ATP-binding cassette domain-containing protein: MITVSNLGLQYGKRILFDEANLKFTRGNCYGVIGANGAGKSTFMKILSGEISPSRGTVSIEPGNRMAVLKQNHFEFEEEQVLETVIMGHKEMYDIMVEKNAIYMDPDATEEDGLRAAELETKFGEMGGWTSDSDAAELLSLLGITEDLHYRQVKELSGSQKVKVLLAQALFGNPDILLLDEPTNDLDAESITWLADFLADFKNTVIVVSHDRYFLDMVCTHVADIDFGKIRISTGNYSFWYESSQLMARQLSDKNKKVDQKRKELIEFIQRFSANASKSRQATSRKKALEKLDLEEIRPSSRRYPFINFEMGREPGGQILNVENLSKRNQNGEILFGNVNFSVNSGDKIAIISRKPAAITAFFDVLAGKTQPDTGKAEFGQTITYDYLPNDNEEFFSNENNLNLVDWLWQFSKSEENDEQFIRGFLGRMLFSGEEVFKKSSVLSGGEKVRCMMAKMMLSFPNFLIMDEPTNHLDLESITALNRALEDYKGNLVFTSHDHTLVQTIANRIIEITPNGIIDSLWSFEEYLASEKIREQRDALYAGVGV; the protein is encoded by the coding sequence ATGATTACAGTCAGCAATCTGGGCTTGCAATACGGTAAAAGAATTCTATTTGATGAAGCCAACCTGAAATTTACCCGTGGCAACTGCTACGGGGTTATCGGTGCAAATGGGGCCGGCAAATCTACCTTTATGAAAATTCTTTCCGGAGAAATTTCTCCCTCCAGAGGTACGGTTTCCATCGAGCCTGGAAACCGTATGGCTGTCCTTAAACAAAATCACTTCGAATTTGAAGAAGAACAGGTACTGGAAACCGTCATCATGGGTCATAAAGAAATGTATGATATCATGGTGGAAAAAAACGCCATCTACATGGACCCCGATGCCACAGAAGAAGACGGCCTTCGCGCTGCTGAGCTGGAAACCAAATTTGGGGAAATGGGCGGATGGACCTCCGACAGCGATGCGGCAGAGTTACTGAGCCTTCTCGGTATCACCGAAGACCTCCACTACCGCCAGGTCAAAGAGCTGAGCGGATCTCAAAAGGTAAAAGTACTCCTCGCCCAGGCACTGTTTGGCAATCCAGACATCCTTCTCCTCGATGAGCCTACCAATGACCTCGACGCTGAAAGCATTACCTGGCTCGCTGACTTTCTCGCTGACTTCAAAAATACCGTCATCGTCGTTTCTCACGACCGGTATTTCCTCGATATGGTCTGTACCCATGTGGCAGATATCGACTTCGGTAAAATTCGTATCTCTACCGGCAACTACTCCTTCTGGTATGAGTCCAGCCAGCTGATGGCCAGACAGTTGTCTGATAAAAACAAAAAAGTTGACCAGAAACGTAAAGAACTCATCGAGTTTATCCAGCGTTTCAGTGCCAATGCCTCCAAATCACGCCAGGCTACCAGCCGTAAAAAAGCACTTGAAAAACTCGATCTCGAGGAAATCAGGCCATCCAGCCGCCGCTATCCCTTCATCAATTTTGAAATGGGACGCGAACCAGGTGGTCAAATCCTCAACGTCGAGAATCTCAGCAAACGCAATCAAAACGGAGAGATTCTTTTCGGGAATGTCAACTTTTCGGTCAATAGCGGTGATAAAATCGCGATCATTTCCCGTAAACCTGCTGCAATAACAGCCTTCTTCGATGTACTGGCTGGTAAAACTCAACCTGACACCGGCAAAGCGGAATTTGGTCAGACCATTACCTATGATTACCTCCCCAACGATAATGAGGAGTTTTTCTCCAATGAAAATAACCTCAACCTGGTTGACTGGCTATGGCAATTCTCCAAAAGCGAAGAAAATGACGAGCAGTTTATCCGTGGTTTTCTGGGAAGAATGCTTTTCTCCGGTGAAGAGGTCTTCAAAAAATCAAGTGTTCTCTCCGGTGGTGAAAAAGTGCGCTGTATGATGGCGAAAATGATGCTGAGTTTTCCCAACTTCCTGATCATGGACGAGCCCACCAACCACCTCGACCTCGAATCTATTACTGCACTAAACCGCGCACTGGAAGATTATAAAGGAAATCTCGTCTTCACCTCCCATGACCATACCCTGGTGCAGACTATTGCCAACCGCATCATCGAGATTACGCCCAATGGCATCATCGATAGTCTATGGAGTTTTGAAGAGTATCTGGCTTCCGAAAAAATCAGGGAGCAACGGGATGCGCTGTATGCAGGTGTTGGGGTTTAA
- a CDS encoding DUF5916 domain-containing protein produces MKAGISLTFLCLWAFVCLFGQHDPEIGPVKDLPSEIRDTDIFIRRTTAKITLDGELDEPDWFRGNPAQQFWQHFPADTLKAKGQTEIYMTYDDEFLYVGVKCISFDDHYITQSLRRDYSFTGSDNVSILFDTYGDRTNAFLFGMNAFGIMREALISNGGRDFDDFADSWDNKWFGEAKIHGNYWIAEMAIPFKTLRFKEGNDRWRFNSYRVDTDFNEITSWVLIPRNQIIMDLGFMREMVFEEPLAKPGKNISIIPYLTGGATRDYENTGQQKPNLLSGLGGDAKIALTSALNLDLTVNPDFSQVEVDQQVTNLDRFEIFFPERRQFFLENADLFSAFGQSRVNPFFSRRIGVARDTATGQNIQNPILYGARLSGKLNDNLRVGVLNMQTASEQENGLPGFNYTVATLQQRVFSRSNLSFIFANKQAIHSSGYNGEFNSFNRVAGMEYRIGSANNRWKGKLFYHHAFTESEEKDKYSQGIQLEYLKRRYRLEWSHVFVGNGFDAEMGYVPRHDILMMSPEAQFYFYPSGKILNTHSIGLDYRAILKPGSDGNTLLPAWGLSDQDYTATWNLEFTNNTRGQIQLTNSYVFLLGDFDPTRVQADSVFLQAGTSYTYSSISGNYASDSRKRFSFQVRPVYGQFFNGTRAGMGGGFTFRYQPYGSISLNYNYNHIDLAAPFKTANLWLFGPRIDITFTKALFFTTFIQYNSQLNNVNINARFQWRFQPVSDFFIVFTDNYLTDPFSQFSVRNRAIVAKLTYWLNI; encoded by the coding sequence ATGAAAGCAGGTATTTCTCTCACATTTTTATGCCTTTGGGCTTTTGTCTGTCTGTTTGGGCAACATGATCCGGAGATCGGACCCGTAAAGGATTTGCCGTCTGAAATCCGTGATACGGATATTTTTATTCGCCGCACGACCGCTAAAATCACGCTTGACGGCGAACTGGATGAACCCGACTGGTTTAGGGGAAATCCCGCACAACAGTTCTGGCAACATTTTCCGGCAGATACCCTCAAAGCGAAAGGGCAGACAGAAATTTACATGACTTATGACGATGAGTTTCTATATGTCGGGGTGAAATGTATCAGCTTTGACGATCACTATATTACCCAGTCCCTCAGACGAGATTATTCTTTTACTGGCAGTGATAATGTCAGCATTCTGTTTGATACCTATGGAGACCGTACCAATGCTTTTCTGTTCGGGATGAATGCCTTCGGCATTATGCGGGAGGCGTTGATTTCAAATGGAGGACGAGATTTTGACGATTTTGCCGACTCCTGGGACAACAAGTGGTTTGGCGAAGCAAAAATTCACGGAAACTACTGGATCGCGGAAATGGCCATTCCCTTTAAAACACTGCGGTTTAAAGAGGGAAACGACCGATGGCGCTTTAATAGCTACCGGGTTGATACAGATTTTAATGAAATCACCAGCTGGGTGCTTATTCCCCGCAATCAGATCATCATGGACCTGGGTTTTATGCGGGAAATGGTGTTTGAAGAGCCGCTCGCAAAACCTGGTAAAAATATTTCGATCATCCCTTATCTTACCGGAGGCGCTACCCGGGATTATGAAAATACCGGACAACAAAAGCCGAATTTGCTCAGCGGCTTAGGGGGAGATGCAAAAATCGCCCTGACGAGTGCATTGAACCTCGACCTTACGGTTAACCCCGACTTTTCACAGGTAGAAGTAGATCAGCAGGTGACTAACCTCGACCGGTTTGAAATATTTTTCCCCGAAAGAAGGCAGTTTTTTCTGGAGAATGCAGACTTGTTTAGTGCGTTTGGCCAAAGTCGGGTAAATCCTTTCTTTTCGCGCCGGATTGGCGTAGCACGGGATACCGCTACCGGACAGAATATCCAAAACCCGATCCTCTATGGGGCAAGACTCAGTGGAAAACTCAATGACAATCTGCGGGTGGGTGTGTTGAATATGCAGACTGCCAGTGAGCAGGAAAACGGACTGCCCGGATTTAATTATACGGTAGCGACCCTTCAGCAGCGTGTTTTCAGCCGGTCAAATCTCTCCTTTATTTTTGCCAACAAGCAGGCCATTCACAGTAGCGGGTACAACGGCGAATTCAATAGTTTTAACCGTGTGGCGGGGATGGAATATCGTATTGGTTCGGCAAACAACCGCTGGAAAGGAAAACTCTTTTACCACCATGCATTTACCGAATCAGAAGAAAAGGATAAATATTCACAGGGAATACAGTTGGAATATCTCAAAAGACGCTACAGGCTGGAGTGGTCTCACGTTTTTGTCGGAAATGGATTTGATGCGGAAATGGGCTATGTACCCCGGCACGATATTCTGATGATGAGTCCGGAAGCCCAGTTTTATTTTTATCCCTCCGGAAAAATTCTCAATACCCACAGTATAGGGCTGGATTACCGGGCGATATTAAAGCCGGGCAGCGACGGCAACACCCTGCTGCCTGCCTGGGGACTTTCCGACCAGGATTATACCGCTACATGGAATCTCGAGTTTACCAACAATACCCGTGGCCAGATACAATTGACCAATAGTTATGTTTTTCTGCTGGGCGATTTTGATCCGACCAGAGTGCAGGCTGACTCGGTCTTTTTACAGGCAGGGACTTCTTATACCTATTCCAGCATTTCCGGAAACTATGCATCTGACAGCCGGAAAAGATTCTCCTTCCAGGTGCGCCCGGTTTACGGACAATTTTTTAACGGAACGAGGGCCGGAATGGGTGGGGGATTTACCTTCCGCTATCAGCCTTACGGGTCCATTTCGTTGAACTACAACTACAACCACATTGACCTTGCGGCACCTTTTAAAACTGCCAATCTCTGGCTTTTTGGCCCCAGGATTGACATTACTTTTACGAAGGCACTGTTCTTTACCACCTTCATTCAGTACAACAGTCAGCTCAACAACGTCAATATCAATGCCCGTTTTCAGTGGCGGTTTCAGCCTGTGTCAGACTTTTTTATTGTTTTTACAGACAATTACCTCACCGACCCTTTCAGCCAGTTTAGTGTGCGAAACCGGGCGATTGTGGCGAAGTTGACTTACTGGTTGAATATATAG
- a CDS encoding dynamin family protein, with amino-acid sequence MTAQNGDFNQYLTWKQNLSSLLEESLESFEYLQMETETSVVSVSLGKITNDTFKVMVIGNYNTGKSTFINALLGSDVLPTDILPCTAVVNEVKYSKEKKAVVHFKNPLPQNYANLVSDKAQKYISKHSVDIPPIEIPIRELNDYVVIANPEVVQEGSQVETPVEKVEIFWPIELCERGVEIIDSPGLEDDNSRTQVVLNYFNKVDAVLFVVNSNPGPQQNEIAFVDNIIRKSGHEYIFFVCNKIDLISDKDRDRMKNFIRGRLKGKTLLEDGIHFISASQALHARLNDDRLLLDDSGILRLDNSLSKFLTKDKGKIKLLAISKECIGAVRLGLDERIPFLKRLFNTDLVELERKYAELQPRLEKLEHDKEVIVNRINERIKRLRPSINTVVSNHFESIAHRVPYWTKEINLQNEISFWSPRDSSKKIIQETLDKLQSKIMSEQEVWAEQTFNLMLENHVRDMMNEFQKDYQNFHVELADIKTDILSLNTNNVGIREISIGERAGAAVLGLLVGDIGAAIFGGAVGFDKSLLKQIMMQLGLVFTAMLLGILNPFVLLGLILSGSFFHYLMKSSKATDDLKIKVGQLVQEKLIEGKDQQAKEMTDKVIERIEEYMRPIKKSLESEINSLRKQVEFAIQEKRKGHAHVKAKMDELDSHERSLKKVETTLNDFTFELAGLISQN; translated from the coding sequence ATGACTGCACAAAATGGCGATTTTAACCAGTATTTGACTTGGAAACAAAACCTTTCTTCACTTTTAGAAGAATCGCTGGAATCATTTGAGTATCTCCAAATGGAAACAGAAACCTCTGTTGTTTCTGTAAGTCTTGGCAAGATTACTAATGACACATTTAAAGTAATGGTTATTGGCAACTATAATACAGGGAAAAGCACTTTTATCAATGCTTTACTGGGCAGCGATGTCTTACCAACAGATATTTTACCTTGTACTGCTGTCGTTAATGAGGTAAAGTATTCAAAGGAGAAAAAGGCTGTCGTTCACTTCAAAAACCCGTTGCCACAAAACTATGCGAACCTTGTTTCTGATAAGGCTCAAAAATATATTAGCAAACACTCGGTAGATATTCCTCCGATTGAAATTCCAATCCGTGAATTAAATGATTATGTAGTAATTGCTAATCCAGAAGTGGTACAAGAAGGTTCGCAAGTTGAAACGCCAGTTGAAAAAGTAGAAATTTTCTGGCCAATCGAACTTTGTGAGCGTGGCGTTGAAATTATTGATTCACCAGGGTTGGAAGATGATAATTCAAGAACACAAGTAGTTCTAAATTATTTCAATAAAGTTGATGCTGTCTTATTTGTTGTGAATTCTAATCCCGGTCCACAACAAAATGAAATCGCTTTTGTAGATAACATTATTAGGAAAAGCGGACATGAGTATATCTTTTTTGTCTGCAACAAAATTGACCTTATTTCTGATAAAGACAGAGATAGAATGAAGAATTTTATTAGAGGTAGATTGAAAGGAAAAACTCTTTTAGAAGACGGTATTCATTTTATTTCAGCGTCGCAAGCCTTGCATGCACGATTGAACGACGACCGTTTGTTGTTAGACGATTCAGGCATTCTCAGGCTTGACAATTCTCTATCCAAGTTTTTAACAAAAGATAAAGGCAAAATCAAACTTTTGGCAATATCAAAAGAATGTATTGGGGCTGTACGGCTTGGATTAGATGAACGAATTCCATTCTTAAAAAGACTTTTCAATACCGATTTGGTTGAATTAGAAAGAAAATATGCCGAATTACAGCCTCGTCTCGAAAAACTTGAACATGACAAGGAAGTAATAGTAAATCGAATCAATGAAAGAATTAAACGACTACGACCGAGCATAAACACAGTGGTTTCTAATCATTTCGAGAGTATCGCTCATAGAGTACCATATTGGACAAAAGAAATTAATTTGCAAAATGAAATCAGTTTTTGGAGTCCAAGAGACTCGTCAAAGAAAATCATACAAGAAACCTTAGACAAACTCCAAAGCAAAATCATGTCTGAACAGGAGGTTTGGGCAGAACAAACGTTTAATCTAATGCTTGAAAATCATGTCCGTGACATGATGAATGAATTCCAAAAGGATTATCAAAACTTCCATGTCGAACTGGCAGACATTAAGACTGATATTTTAAGCCTTAACACAAATAATGTCGGCATAAGAGAAATTTCTATTGGAGAAAGAGCAGGCGCAGCAGTTCTTGGTCTTTTAGTCGGAGATATTGGTGCAGCAATTTTTGGAGGTGCAGTCGGTTTTGATAAATCATTGTTGAAGCAAATTATGATGCAACTTGGTTTAGTCTTTACAGCGATGCTTCTTGGTATTCTAAATCCATTTGTGCTTTTAGGCTTGATTTTAAGCGGTAGTTTTTTTCATTATCTTATGAAGTCAAGCAAAGCAACAGATGATTTGAAAATCAAAGTTGGTCAACTCGTACAGGAAAAACTTATTGAAGGCAAAGACCAACAAGCAAAGGAAATGACTGATAAGGTCATAGAGAGAATAGAAGAATATATGCGCCCAATAAAAAAATCATTGGAGAGCGAAATAAATTCATTGAGAAAACAAGTTGAGTTTGCTATCCAAGAAAAAAGGAAAGGACATGCCCATGTTAAGGCAAAAATGGACGAATTGGATAGCCATGAAAGAAGTTTAAAAAAAGTAGAAACTACTCTAAACGATTTCACCTTTGAACTTGCAGGATTAATCTCTCAAAATTGA
- a CDS encoding Hint domain-containing protein, whose amino-acid sequence MKHILYFTMLATGLLLACNQAMDPVMIPDFSQCDCPTFEYHFVCGEDGRNYVNECFANCMGVTVVADSNCPEAILDPNDTLTWPIQLVCIPVGNATSPHWVKNFTDGSSLWQTVSGSYFRGYELPCRCLPPSTPIATPKGEVAIEKLTEGDLVWTMDEDGQKIAAPVLIRNRVQVSEDHQLLHIALADGRTLAVSPGHPDMRGVPLVSLKPGDILDGSAIVSSTLKPYTGRETMDILPEGKTGIYWANGILIGSTLKDIKPQHLHTAHPVAP is encoded by the coding sequence ATGAAACACATACTGTATTTTACAATGCTGGCTACAGGTCTTTTACTGGCATGTAATCAGGCGATGGATCCTGTTATGATTCCCGACTTTTCGCAGTGCGATTGTCCCACATTTGAGTACCATTTTGTATGTGGGGAAGATGGGCGAAACTACGTCAATGAATGTTTTGCTAATTGTATGGGTGTGACGGTCGTTGCAGATAGTAATTGCCCGGAAGCAATTCTCGACCCTAATGACACCCTTACCTGGCCGATTCAGCTGGTATGTATTCCGGTGGGAAATGCCACATCTCCTCATTGGGTGAAAAATTTCACGGATGGTTCTTCACTCTGGCAAACTGTGAGTGGGAGCTATTTTCGCGGATATGAACTTCCCTGTCGTTGTCTTCCTCCTTCCACACCGATTGCTACGCCCAAAGGAGAAGTTGCTATAGAAAAACTTACTGAAGGGGATCTGGTCTGGACAATGGATGAAGACGGACAAAAAATCGCAGCACCGGTATTGATCAGAAACCGGGTTCAGGTCAGCGAGGATCACCAATTATTGCATATAGCCCTTGCCGACGGACGCACACTGGCAGTTTCACCGGGACATCCGGACATGCGGGGAGTACCACTTGTTTCGCTTAAGCCGGGAGATATCCTTGACGGATCGGCGATTGTTTCCTCAACCCTGAAACCTTATACCGGACGGGAGACGATGGATATCCTGCCCGAAGGCAAAACCGGGATCTATTGGGCAAATGGAATACTGATCGGCAGTACGCTGAAAGACATTAAACCCCAACACCTGCATACAGCGCATCCCGTTGCTCCCTGA